A genome region from Gigantopelta aegis isolate Gae_Host chromosome 3, Gae_host_genome, whole genome shotgun sequence includes the following:
- the LOC121390085 gene encoding GTP-binding protein 128up, which produces MSTILQRIAEIESEMARTQKNKATSGHLGMLKARLAKLRRELIEPKGGGGGAGEGFDVAKTGDARIGFVGFPSVGKSTLLSNLAGVYSEVAAYEFTTLTTVPGVIRYKGAKIQLLDLPGIIEGAKDGKGRGKQVIAVARTCGLIFIILDVLKPLQHKKLLEKELEGFGIRLNKQPPNILFKKKDKGGLNLTFTVAQSELDNDLVKTILNEYKIHNADITLRIDATTEDLIDVVEGNRVYIPCIYLLNKIDQISIEELDILYKVPHCVPISAHHKWNFDDLLEKLWEYLELVRVYTKPKGQLPDYSAPVVLKQGRSSVEDFCNKLHRSILKEFKYALVWGSSARHQPQKVGKEHILADEDVVQIVKKI; this is translated from the exons ATGGCCCGTACCCAGAAAAACAAGGCCACATCTGGCCATCTGGGTATGTTAAAAGCCCGTCTGGCCAAGTTACGTAGAGAACTGATTGAGCCGAagggtggaggtggtggtgctGGAGAAGGTTTTGATGTCGCCAAAACAGGAGATGCTAGGATTGGTTTTGTTG GATTTCCATCTGTGGGCAAGTCTACATTGTTGAGCAATTTGGCTGGTGTTTACTCGGAAGTGGCCGCATATGAGTTCACAACACTGACAACTGTTCCTGGTGTCATCAGATACAAGGGAGCCAAAATACAG CTTCTTGATCTTCCTGGTATCATAGAAGGAGCCAAAGATGGCAAGGGCAGAGGAAAACAGGTTATTGCAG tggcACGAACATGTggtcttatttttattattcttgaTGTACTGAAGCCCCTTCAACACAAAAAGTTGCTAGAAAAAGAACTTGAAGGATTTGGAATCCGGCTCAACAAACAGCCACCAAATATTCTGTTTAAGAAAAAGGACAAAGGAGGCCTCAATCTTACCTTTACA GTTGCTCAGTCAGAATTGGACAATGACCTTGTGAAAACAATATTGAATGAGTACAAGATTCATAATGCTGATATTACGCTGAGAATCGATGCCACCACCGAAGATCTTATTGATGTTGTCGAGGGCAACCGAGTTTATATTCCTTGCATTTACCTCCTAAACAAAATTGACCAGATATCTATAGAG GAGCTGGATATTTTATACAAAGTACCTCACTGTGTCCCAATCTCTGCACATCATAAGTGGAACTTTGATGATTTGCTTGAAAAATTATGGGAATATCTAGAACTAGTCAGAGT TTACACAAAACCGAAAGGTCAGCTTCCTGACTACTCGGCTCCTGTCGTTTTAAAACAAGGAAGAAGTTCGGTGGAAGATTTCTGCAACAAACTACACAGAAGCATTCTGAAGGAATTTAAATA TGCCTTGGTATGGGGGTCTTCAGCCCGACATCAGCCTCAGAAAGTGGGAAAGGAACATATTTTAGCAGACGAGGATGTGGTACAGATTGTGAAAAA AATCTAA